A genomic stretch from Telmatocola sphagniphila includes:
- a CDS encoding M28 family peptidase translates to MTSNKLIIGGALALLAGAVVMFTNSSSSKELPEQITSAKSGQSSKPLASTWEAGEPAPFDPDRAMKYLKQLCDLGPRISGSDGMAKMQDLLKKHFENLGAKVTFQKFEGKQRSQPKSVPMANMIISWNPESKTRVILCGHYDTRPIADQERRREDWTRPFLSANDGTSTVALLMELGNHMKKAPKMKVGVDFVIFDGEEWMFDPKRDKFFLGSDYFADNYRDHRPAYTYKSAILLDLFAGINTRFPWEENSRFEAGGLMEEVWDIAKELNVKEFVFERGDAVLDDHMGLNRVGIKAIDIIDFSYPHWHKLTDLPENCSGESMAKVAKVLSVWLQRTK, encoded by the coding sequence ATGACCAGCAATAAGTTGATTATCGGCGGCGCGTTGGCCTTACTGGCAGGAGCAGTCGTGATGTTCACGAATTCCAGTTCGAGTAAAGAACTACCCGAACAAATCACTTCCGCCAAATCGGGACAATCTTCCAAACCGCTTGCCTCAACCTGGGAAGCCGGCGAACCGGCCCCTTTCGATCCCGATCGGGCGATGAAATACCTCAAGCAACTTTGCGATCTCGGCCCGCGCATCAGCGGCAGCGACGGCATGGCCAAAATGCAGGATCTGCTGAAGAAGCACTTCGAAAATCTCGGTGCAAAAGTCACTTTTCAGAAATTTGAAGGCAAACAGCGTTCGCAGCCGAAATCGGTTCCCATGGCCAACATGATCATCAGCTGGAATCCCGAAAGTAAAACCCGGGTGATCCTCTGCGGGCACTACGATACCCGTCCCATTGCGGATCAGGAAAGACGCCGGGAAGACTGGACTCGACCTTTCCTCAGCGCGAACGATGGCACTTCCACCGTCGCACTGTTAATGGAGTTGGGCAATCACATGAAAAAAGCTCCCAAGATGAAGGTCGGGGTGGACTTTGTGATTTTCGACGGGGAAGAATGGATGTTCGATCCCAAGCGGGATAAATTCTTTCTCGGTTCGGATTACTTCGCGGATAATTATCGCGATCATCGCCCGGCCTACACCTACAAATCGGCAATTCTGCTCGATCTGTTCGCCGGGATTAATACCCGTTTCCCCTGGGAAGAAAATTCCCGATTTGAAGCCGGCGGCCTGATGGAAGAAGTCTGGGATATCGCCAAAGAATTGAACGTTAAGGAATTCGTCTTCGAACGAGGCGACGCCGTGCTCGACGACCACATGGGGCTGAACCGCGTTGGCATCAAAGCGATCGACATCATCGATTTCAGCTACCCGCACTGGCACAAATTGACCGATTTGCCGGAAAACTGTTCCGGCGAGAGCATGGCCAAGGTGGCAAAAGTGCTGAGTGTCTGGTTGCAGAGGACAAAATAA
- a CDS encoding C45 family peptidase, with the protein MRYLWSFVLCLASSFPLFAQDAHSKFVYKEQTEGPGKLQYVKGIPVLVVEGTPEELGKQYGAIAMSQGKNLLKQIDGFVDSIGFKSAYPLLLKMSAGMLDSFPKDHRTEIESAAKASGIDLKLLIFANTVADLKKIGGCSTLIVEKTRSQTGEPLFGRLLDWPPFEGLAQHSLIVVEKPKGKHAFAALTISPLIGVVTAMNDSGLCLTINEIYATKDKTPPLDVTGTPMLLLFRRVMEECENLDQAEKLVREAKRTGMYVLTLCDKSGGRVLEVTTKNVVPRTAENGVCCTTNHFRTEELSVHKKCDRYAKLQECQKCDDKYGVPDVVKSLDRVNQGKSTIHAVVFEPSRRVMHVSVGGDRSATKNPFEEIELTNFFKK; encoded by the coding sequence ATGCGCTATCTCTGGTCATTCGTTTTGTGTTTAGCAAGCAGCTTTCCTCTCTTCGCCCAGGACGCCCATTCCAAATTCGTTTACAAGGAGCAAACCGAAGGACCGGGTAAGCTTCAGTACGTCAAAGGCATTCCCGTTCTCGTCGTCGAGGGCACACCCGAGGAACTCGGGAAGCAGTACGGGGCCATTGCCATGTCTCAAGGTAAAAATCTGCTCAAGCAAATTGATGGTTTCGTCGACTCCATTGGCTTCAAATCGGCCTATCCGCTGCTCTTGAAAATGAGTGCGGGCATGCTCGATTCATTCCCGAAAGATCACCGTACCGAAATCGAAAGTGCCGCCAAAGCCTCGGGAATCGATCTCAAATTGCTCATATTTGCGAATACCGTGGCCGATCTGAAAAAAATCGGTGGCTGCTCCACGCTGATCGTCGAAAAGACGCGTAGCCAAACCGGCGAACCGCTCTTTGGCCGACTCCTGGATTGGCCGCCGTTCGAAGGGCTGGCGCAGCATTCGCTGATCGTTGTCGAAAAGCCCAAGGGGAAGCATGCTTTTGCCGCACTGACTATTTCTCCGCTCATCGGTGTGGTCACCGCGATGAATGATTCCGGGCTCTGTCTCACGATTAATGAAATCTATGCGACGAAGGACAAAACCCCGCCTTTGGATGTTACGGGAACTCCCATGCTGCTTTTGTTTCGCCGGGTGATGGAAGAATGCGAGAATCTCGATCAGGCGGAAAAATTGGTTCGGGAAGCAAAACGTACTGGCATGTACGTCTTAACGCTCTGCGATAAATCCGGTGGCCGGGTGCTGGAAGTGACCACGAAGAACGTGGTGCCGCGCACCGCCGAAAACGGGGTCTGCTGCACTACGAACCACTTTCGCACCGAAGAGCTTTCGGTCCATAAAAAATGTGATCGCTATGCCAAGCTGCAGGAATGCCAGAAGTGTGACGATAAGTATGGGGTCCCGGATGTGGTCAAATCGCTGGATCGCGTCAATCAGGGGAAATCGACGATTCATGCCGTGGTTTTTGAACCGAGCCGCCGGGTGATGCACGTGTCGGTGGGAGGTGACCGCTCGGCGACTAAGAATCCCTTTGAAGAAATCGAGCTGACGAACTTCTTCAAAAAGTAG